The segment ATGGGCATATCACTCATATCTCTCAACAATAATAAGAGATTAATCTCAGAAAAGTTGTAACCAAGTGTCCAATGTGTGTCTAGACATGTATGAGCTCTTGATGAAAGCGTGCGTGGATTTCAGCACATGCACAtgtttttttatctcagcccttttttattattttttgcctAGCCGTATAAAAAGCAGCCTACGATGACTAACATCCAGAGACGGTGACTCGTAAGTCATTACTCTTTACTCCATTTCATTTTCTTACATTTCTTTTTTACGTGTATATGTACAGTATATATTTAGTACTATCTTCCACATTATATGCTATATTTCCAGTACTGTTTGATTACGCCCGACTGGCCCGCGGGTCCAATGTTTAATTTCTTTTCTTGCCTCCCGGGCGAACGAACCGCTAAGCCGGCATTACTGTGTTCTGCTTTTGTTGTTaacgcaacaaaaaaaataaagctccaatacaaattcaaaattttttacacaacttatatatatatacatagagaaataaataaatattaaaaatttaaacagcGAGTAAGCTTGGGCTTTAGACCGTAGACTCTAGTCAGGTATTTATCAAACGTACTTGCAATCTTAACAACTGAAAAGTGGCTTTGTGGTACATCTCTTgcatttactattattattattttcattgttttttttcctatAGCCTACGGTGCatgtcttatatatttttctatgtttaAAACGATAGTTTATGCATAACATGAAAGTTTTTCAATAGCCCCACGGTAAATCCTTTGTGTACTTCAATCCAGAATTaacaatttctttttaattccgcggctttttttctttaattttaaaatataacagCTTTTAATAATCAAAGGGATACCATTTCTTTTGTACTTATctctattaaaataataagaaaaaaatttattatttaattaacttatttttttaaaattaacatagaatttaatttttaagaaaagtcgtttcatattttgataaattttttacttcttaaaTAAACTCCTGATTTATTCAAtggaagaaataatttttgctactaaagttcaaaaattttttcaaaaattaatcgcactaatttttgagaaaattcaCAATTTCAttgagtttaatttttagtattggatttttttactatctaagcattaaattgaatgtttatttaacaatgtttgatatcaatgaatatttttttatcaggcATGATCGGAGTAAAAGAAAATGGTTGTATCTACCAATGGAAAAAGTGATATCTTCCTAACAAACCAGACGGTGAATGCCattcaagataaaataaaaaatatatttatatttgtagaCAATATTGACAAacataaaccataaaaaataaccCAATTTACAAGCagttttgtttataataaataataataaaaataaaataaccaacttctaaaaaaaattgttttcgttTCTAATAAAAagacagttttttaaaatagttatgacgttatacaaaataataaacataaaactatatttttatccacgtacacatttttaaatagtgaaaaaaaaataaccataCTTCAAagttttaatctaaaaaaaaatttgaacagaACTGTATAATTGaaattgttatcattattgttttccaaaaaaaataaaatgtctaaTGCTATAgcatatactattttttatggACTATTTGTCGCTGGTATTGTTTACCCACCCCGAGAATTCGTGTCCGCAGGATTTACTATTTCCGAAATATTTTCTTCCTGGTTGGGCAATGAATCCGCAGCATTTGTGCAGTATCATATTAAAAGAAGTATAGTAACTCTTCTTATCCATTCATTGCTTCCCTTCAGTAAGTACGGGCAGCAGAAATCTTTACATCTCCAAAAAAAAcgcttaataattttttacaaaatttaattcacaGTTTACATAATCGGATTGACATTACTGGGTCATGTTGATGCTGtgcaattatttattggaacTGAGCACTCATTATGGATGACATTGTCACTCTGTGCACTAGTTGGTCCAATTTACACGCTTGCTAAAGTAATCGGATGGTCGACGAATAATTGGTCCCAACACCCGATAGCTAAAAATTTGTCTATTTATTGTGATGATGAAAACAAATCATGGATCGATATCGCTTCTAATGTCAATATGGAATTCCAAAGGTGTTTGAAttcacattattattaatttttattctcggaCATCTTGGTCTAGTTGAACGTAATTTAGTCCGACTGgtttactaatttaattattatttttatagtttgaCGAAATTACAAATCGCAACGAACACAGTTACCAAAGTTGTTGTAACGGACAGTTGGATCATTCAAGTCTCGTCTTATAAATTAGAAATAGCTAAGCAGTCTAATTCTAAATTAGTATgttttaaagtaaatacaTACACATCCCCGTCAGCTACCATTGAAGACATTGGATCAACTTATGTTAAATATCGGGTAAATGAACATGCTTTCAATAAGTGATctgatgaattaaattttttaaatgctgaGATTTAAGAGTGAGTTTAATTACTGGTAATTTCAGGTCTGTACGACACAACAAGgcggaaaaaatttcactataCGACTAAATTATAATGACATTGAAAACTTTACAGGAAAAGTTACGATGCAAATAGTTACGATGCCGAAATGTGAATTTCCCAAGAGATTGAAAGAACTATGCATCGATTGGATAAAAGAAGAAGTTATGAAAAAtccaatttattttactaatctagtacgtttatgattttataaatggccatgaaaaattattgctgataatatttatgaatgcGATTATTTTTACAGGAGCTAGAAAAATGTGcagtatgtattaatgtaacATCGGATGTTAAATTAGTAAAACGTTGCCCGGAAATCCCAACATTGGACAATAATCCAGCATGTCAATCATGCAATTGTCCTCCAAGATTATGCGTTGACTGCTTAGTAAAATGGTAGGCTACTGATCTATATGagatagtaattaaaatatttaaaaaaaattatgtttctTTTGTAGGTTCATAACAACATCAGTCGATTTAACGAAAcccattgaaaatttgatgCAAATAAAAAGTAGCTGTCCTCAGTGCCGTTCAACATTTTGCCTTACAGATGTGAGTTACGTCGCGTATGATCCATTTTATAACGACAAAAATTCTTCCACAGACAATAAAACTTGATATAAGTATTGACATAATTACTGACTtgtgatttatattttaattaattaaagttatatttttgaataaagataagttttttaaaatattcataatctgttgaatttttttacgtatatttaaataacaattagctATAAACATATCAAAAGCTTCACAATCATGAAAGTTCGTTGTACG is part of the Microplitis mediator isolate UGA2020A chromosome 11, iyMicMedi2.1, whole genome shotgun sequence genome and harbors:
- the LOC130677651 gene encoding E3 ubiquitin-protein ligase TM129; translation: MSNAIAYTIFYGLFVAGIVYPPREFVSAGFTISEIFSSWLGNESAAFVQYHIKRSIVTLLIHSLLPFIYIIGLTLLGHVDAVQLFIGTEHSLWMTLSLCALVGPIYTLAKVIGWSTNNWSQHPIAKNLSIYCDDENKSWIDIASNVNMEFQSLTKLQIATNTVTKVVVTDSWIIQVSSYKLEIAKQSNSKLVCFKVNTYTSPSATIEDIGSTYVKYRVCTTQQGGKNFTIRLNYNDIENFTGKVTMQIVTMPKCEFPKRLKELCIDWIKEEVMKNPIYFTNLELEKCAVCINVTSDVKLVKRCPEIPTLDNNPACQSCNCPPRLCVDCLVKWFITTSVDLTKPIENLMQIKSSCPQCRSTFCLTDVSYVAYDPFYNDKNSSTDNKT